One region of Deltaproteobacteria bacterium genomic DNA includes:
- a CDS encoding glycosyltransferase family protein, producing the protein MSQSDQSRQLAMESFQKGDYQTALEHCGRSLQGSADDAMTWQIRGLCALQLGDFKVSIEALEKTLSLSGDDPEVLNNLGIAKRRDGDIGGAIEAYTQSIRLRSDLAPVHNNLADARVAQGQWTEAIASFRTALMIQPQDASTKFNLANLLRDMGEHEQSLSHYETLVREFPDDAEVKWNAALAYLASGRWRRGFGYYESRFDLKQMDKPPVPEGVPRWRGEELHGKKILIISEQGFGDLFQMLACTVRLKQLGAEITVQCHPRLHRLIKAAPHVDQVTDEAQHGVDVDFYEWLMSCPDQLNLESDDVPANESWLVLPEGSRAGPWRDLLPKGDKLKVGLNFQGSPDFPHDNFRSLALSHFKPVWERQDINLVSIQKGFGEEQLQELPDEAVTVLGHLLDTGDDAFVETAYCLSELDLLITSDTAVAHLAGALGCEVWVVLSTVVDWRWGTKGGACSWYPSMRLFRQRERGEWKPVIMDVMQALNKLVGT; encoded by the coding sequence ATGTCTCAAAGTGATCAATCGCGCCAGTTGGCTATGGAATCCTTTCAAAAAGGAGACTACCAAACGGCTCTCGAGCATTGTGGGCGAAGTCTCCAAGGTTCAGCTGATGACGCGATGACTTGGCAGATTCGAGGGTTATGCGCCCTGCAGCTCGGGGATTTTAAAGTAAGTATCGAAGCTCTGGAAAAGACTCTAAGCCTAAGTGGTGATGACCCGGAAGTTCTTAACAATCTCGGTATTGCTAAACGCAGAGATGGCGACATCGGCGGTGCCATAGAGGCGTACACACAAAGTATTCGTTTGCGGTCAGATCTTGCTCCGGTTCATAACAATCTAGCGGATGCGAGAGTGGCTCAAGGTCAATGGACCGAGGCCATCGCATCCTTTCGAACAGCATTGATGATTCAGCCACAGGATGCTTCTACAAAGTTCAATCTGGCTAACCTGCTGCGTGACATGGGCGAACACGAACAGTCTTTATCCCACTATGAGACACTTGTTCGAGAGTTTCCTGACGATGCTGAAGTGAAATGGAATGCAGCGCTTGCCTATTTGGCAAGTGGCCGTTGGCGGAGAGGTTTTGGATATTACGAGAGCCGTTTCGATTTAAAGCAGATGGACAAGCCCCCTGTCCCCGAGGGTGTTCCTCGTTGGCGAGGAGAAGAGCTTCACGGTAAAAAGATTCTTATAATCAGTGAACAAGGATTTGGAGATCTATTCCAGATGCTTGCTTGTACGGTAAGGCTCAAACAACTTGGAGCCGAGATTACAGTGCAGTGCCACCCTCGTCTTCACCGCTTGATAAAGGCTGCACCGCATGTGGATCAGGTGACCGATGAGGCACAGCACGGGGTCGATGTTGATTTTTACGAGTGGTTAATGAGTTGCCCGGACCAGCTAAACTTGGAATCGGATGATGTGCCGGCCAACGAAAGCTGGTTGGTACTTCCTGAGGGTTCCCGCGCCGGGCCTTGGCGAGATTTATTACCAAAGGGTGACAAGCTGAAAGTTGGTCTTAACTTTCAGGGTTCCCCGGATTTTCCGCACGATAATTTTCGCTCACTCGCATTGAGTCATTTTAAGCCGGTCTGGGAGCGTCAAGATATTAACCTGGTTAGTATTCAGAAAGGTTTTGGAGAAGAGCAGCTTCAAGAGTTACCGGATGAAGCCGTGACGGTGCTGGGCCACCTTCTAGATACTGGAGATGATGCCTTTGTAGAAACGGCTTATTGTCTCAGCGAGCTCGACCTTTTGATTACCTCAGATACAGCAGTAGCCCACCTTGCGGGCGCTTTAGGGTGTGAGGTCTGGGTGGTTTTGTCCACTGTGGTTGATTGGAGATGGGGCACGAAGGGTGGGGCTTGCAGTTGGTATCCGTCCATGCGCCTTTTTCGTCAACGTGAACGTGGTGAGTGGAAGCCCGTGATCATGGATGTCATGCAAGCGCTGAATAAGCTAGTCGGAACCTAG
- a CDS encoding glycosyltransferase has protein sequence MDYLDRNLSALSHLYPDFLARLCEAFSDKHLLKQAEGQVSYVHGLSSYSLNLSSGSIFVLREAVPAAAEVLLAGVGLGEHLLTLIQDSSDEIIWHVWDDDPALWREALSRYDLRVAIFSGKLKPYLGIDLVTHREQLSTLPIVGHPILEHFYRLQLDFLKSDPRDKKCLLCEGELFVEDIAQTLRHQGYAIYPWATNRLSLDEVKRCLEIYQPDLVMAVNFRKGLGEVSKLTNAPVVCWEIDPAVDTPPEAPEHCNGLHIFTYRRPHVEDYKSSGYPNVRFLPLATNPATRHPLREAPDTPSPYRTSVSFVGASMLEQGRMLLQEFVNMYPSFLKPEATPRHADEILGILTTVIKKQREDLSTYSLDHTLWEALPELKRPAPGTVDPEKLVSEICAAHKRMDWLESLAPQEIAVWGDTGWQESTELNYRGTAGHSQELTLIYSNSLINIDIGRLYQNDIMTMRLFDVMACQGFLLTEYNDEIVKWFEPGVHLDVYRTPEELAEKIQYYLQHPDKAHSIGQAAREKILENHTFSKRFEEIFMNLGSD, from the coding sequence ATGGATTACCTTGACCGAAACTTAAGTGCGCTCAGCCACCTCTACCCTGACTTCCTGGCACGACTCTGCGAAGCATTCAGCGACAAACACCTGCTCAAGCAAGCCGAGGGACAAGTCAGTTACGTTCACGGACTTTCAAGTTATTCACTTAACCTTTCCTCGGGCTCTATCTTTGTTCTTAGAGAAGCTGTCCCCGCCGCGGCTGAAGTTTTACTTGCCGGTGTTGGACTTGGTGAACACCTCTTAACGCTTATTCAAGATAGCTCTGACGAAATCATCTGGCACGTCTGGGATGATGACCCTGCTTTGTGGCGAGAGGCGCTCAGTCGCTACGACCTTCGAGTGGCTATCTTCAGTGGTAAACTCAAACCTTACCTAGGAATCGACCTTGTCACTCACCGTGAGCAACTCTCCACCCTACCCATTGTTGGGCACCCCATTCTCGAACATTTTTATCGACTGCAGCTCGACTTTTTAAAATCTGATCCCCGAGACAAAAAATGCCTCCTCTGCGAAGGGGAACTTTTTGTGGAAGATATTGCTCAAACTCTACGGCACCAAGGTTATGCCATCTATCCCTGGGCAACGAATCGGCTTAGTCTAGATGAAGTCAAACGATGCCTTGAAATTTACCAACCCGATCTCGTGATGGCGGTGAATTTTCGCAAGGGACTCGGAGAAGTCAGCAAGCTTACCAACGCACCGGTGGTCTGCTGGGAGATTGACCCTGCGGTAGACACGCCTCCAGAAGCCCCAGAGCACTGCAACGGCCTCCACATTTTTACTTATCGGCGCCCCCACGTTGAGGATTACAAATCTTCGGGCTATCCCAATGTGCGTTTTCTACCCCTCGCCACCAACCCTGCGACACGCCACCCGCTACGAGAAGCACCCGACACACCTTCACCCTATCGAACTTCCGTAAGTTTTGTGGGGGCGAGCATGCTTGAACAAGGCCGAATGCTTCTCCAAGAATTCGTCAACATGTACCCAAGCTTCCTCAAACCAGAGGCGACCCCGCGACATGCAGATGAAATCCTCGGCATCTTAACAACTGTCATCAAGAAGCAACGAGAAGACCTATCTACCTACTCACTCGATCACACACTTTGGGAGGCTCTACCAGAGCTCAAAAGGCCAGCTCCTGGAACCGTAGACCCAGAGAAACTCGTTTCCGAAATCTGTGCTGCTCACAAACGCATGGACTGGCTTGAAAGCCTCGCTCCACAAGAAATTGCAGTTTGGGGAGACACTGGCTGGCAAGAGAGCACTGAGCTTAATTACCGAGGCACCGCAGGACACTCTCAAGAACTCACTCTGATTTACAGCAACAGCCTCATTAACATAGATATTGGAAGACTGTATCAAAATGACATTATGACCATGCGGCTATTCGACGTGATGGCATGCCAGGGTTTCTTACTCACTGAGTACAACGACGAGATTGTTAAATGGTTTGAGCCAGGAGTTCACCTCGATGTTTACCGCACACCCGAGGAGCTGGCCGAAAAGATTCAGTACTATCTCCAACACCCCGACAAGGCTCATTCAATAGGGCAGGCTGCCCGAGAAAAAATCCTGGAGAACCATACCTTCTCAAAAAGATTCGAAGAGATTTTTATGAATCTAGGTTCCGACTAG
- a CDS encoding tetratricopeptide repeat protein, translating into MDKLKWENAKVAVEEITEVLKTQPPEICYPLVQVALEHYPEIAELHSIAGVCFLLQKELETALGYFAHAAKLAPKELRYLVNHAELLSQLDRKDEAIKIFQDVLNLDPRYESAYIGLGNIHQEEGKMSLAAAEFARAVRFNPHSVAARNNYAVALVKLGNYVDALDETIRILKVQPDHNTSYRRLAKLLAHLHRFDEIITHLVEALKLFPEDAFLIHELGKAYDHTKEPELALKYLEKAHRILPEHRHIALNLSKVLHDTGRIEEAIDKLTDIAHANLGDHGIWSNLLMLHQYTDKISREERFELHRTWAHHLEALTEPLLQGPLQESDRERPLRIGLVSADLCQHPVGYFLLPLIENLPPDLTVYGYHNSPQSDEVTQTLKEACAGWHDIRDQSDTEVATQIQKDKIDILLDLSGHTSGNRLTLFARKPAPLQATGLGYVDTTGLSRMDYIISDQYQSPADEDHLYTEKVWRMPGDYIVYSPPVHAPEVSELPALSNGFITFGSCNKPAKIGDATIALWSKTLSALPDSRLVLRNVGLDQENIQKHLVEQFRCYGIEKSRITFLGRAYHFDLLDTYNQIDIGLDPTPYSGGLTTLEALWMGVPVITQGGINFASRHSITHLNNAGLSNWVTKNDDTFIEQAFYWSTHLEELQELRQNLREQLRLSKACDGQAYAQNFTQFARTIWKQYVDENLR; encoded by the coding sequence ATGGATAAGTTAAAGTGGGAAAATGCCAAGGTGGCGGTTGAAGAGATCACAGAGGTGCTCAAGACCCAGCCCCCTGAAATTTGTTACCCGTTGGTTCAGGTTGCACTCGAGCATTACCCTGAGATTGCCGAGCTTCACAGTATCGCCGGTGTCTGCTTCCTCCTTCAAAAAGAGCTCGAGACCGCTCTGGGTTATTTTGCTCATGCAGCAAAACTTGCCCCTAAAGAATTACGTTACCTCGTCAACCATGCGGAGCTACTTTCTCAATTAGACCGTAAAGATGAAGCCATCAAAATCTTCCAAGACGTTCTCAATCTCGACCCTCGATATGAGAGTGCCTACATTGGGCTTGGGAATATCCACCAAGAAGAGGGCAAGATGTCACTGGCGGCCGCAGAGTTCGCTCGGGCGGTACGTTTTAACCCACACTCCGTAGCAGCTCGTAATAACTACGCCGTAGCACTCGTCAAGCTGGGAAATTACGTAGATGCACTCGATGAAACTATACGTATTCTCAAAGTACAACCAGATCACAACACGTCATACAGGCGCCTGGCCAAACTCTTGGCTCATTTACACCGATTCGATGAGATCATCACCCATCTGGTAGAAGCTCTAAAGCTCTTTCCAGAGGACGCGTTTTTAATCCATGAATTAGGCAAAGCTTACGACCATACCAAAGAGCCCGAACTGGCCTTAAAGTACCTCGAAAAGGCTCATCGTATTTTACCCGAGCACCGCCATATCGCTTTAAACCTTAGTAAAGTCCTCCACGATACTGGCCGCATCGAAGAGGCCATCGATAAGCTCACTGATATTGCGCATGCCAATCTGGGAGACCACGGTATCTGGTCTAACCTGCTGATGCTCCATCAATACACCGACAAGATCTCACGCGAAGAGCGTTTTGAACTTCATCGAACATGGGCCCATCACCTCGAAGCACTGACTGAACCCTTGCTGCAGGGCCCGCTCCAAGAATCTGACAGGGAGCGCCCACTCCGCATTGGGCTCGTTTCTGCAGATCTTTGCCAACACCCTGTGGGTTATTTTTTGCTTCCATTGATTGAAAATCTTCCACCAGACTTAACCGTATACGGTTACCATAATTCGCCCCAGTCTGATGAGGTGACCCAAACGCTTAAAGAAGCTTGTGCTGGATGGCACGACATTAGAGATCAATCAGACACAGAGGTTGCCACTCAGATCCAGAAAGACAAAATTGATATCCTTCTAGACTTATCAGGGCACACGTCGGGGAATCGGTTAACGCTCTTTGCGCGTAAGCCCGCTCCACTGCAAGCCACGGGGCTCGGTTATGTGGATACGACCGGCTTATCTCGAATGGATTACATCATCAGTGATCAGTATCAATCACCAGCAGATGAGGACCATTTGTATACTGAAAAAGTGTGGAGGATGCCTGGCGACTACATCGTTTATTCTCCGCCGGTACACGCGCCTGAGGTCTCTGAATTACCAGCTCTAAGCAACGGATTCATCACTTTTGGTTCTTGCAATAAACCTGCAAAGATTGGCGATGCGACCATAGCGCTTTGGTCCAAAACGCTGAGCGCTCTTCCAGACTCAAGGCTGGTCTTACGAAATGTTGGTCTGGACCAAGAAAATATCCAGAAGCATTTGGTGGAACAATTTCGATGTTATGGCATTGAAAAAAGTCGAATCACCTTTTTAGGGCGAGCCTACCACTTCGATTTGCTCGACACCTACAATCAAATAGATATTGGTCTTGACCCCACACCCTACTCAGGCGGGTTAACCACCCTCGAGGCACTTTGGATGGGGGTTCCTGTTATCACCCAAGGTGGAATCAATTTCGCAAGCCGGCACAGCATCACCCATCTCAACAATGCAGGGCTATCTAACTGGGTCACGAAAAACGACGATACGTTTATAGAACAGGCATTCTACTGGTCGACCCACCTAGAAGAGCTTCAAGAATTACGACAAAACCTGAGAGAGCAGTTACGCCTTTCCAAAGCATGCGACGGTCAAGCTTACGCACAAAATTTCACTCAATTTGCTCGCACAATATGGAAGCAATATGTGGACGAAAATCTTCGCTAA